A region of Deinococcus rubellus DNA encodes the following proteins:
- a CDS encoding sugar transferase — MPEEKSIIYMLTIPLSAGAFLRKQLAFFYLAGWDVHLATSPQPREDLEKFAQDEHAVPHFLEMQREISPLRDCMALLQTVQLIRHLKPKIVNAGTPKAGLLGMVAAALAQVPVRVYTLHGLRLETTYGFKRCILQITERLACFCAHRVICVSPSLMERAIELKLLPASKAVILGSGTCNGIESERFVASSRISSEVKKLREELNLPIETPTVGFVGRFVKDKGIVELLDAFNSLYTVAPDTRLLLVGDYEEGDPIPLELRQNIDTHPGIIRAGFVNDTAPYYHLMDVLAFPTYREGYPLTPLEAASAGKPVVASNATGAKDAVINGMTGLTIPMGDAAALSDALRCLLEDKDLALRLGKAGQKRVIRDFQPQAIWQALEGLYQELLLEREIRRGNRLKRTLDITASAAGLIILAIPILTLTLLVRFKLGSPIFFSQQRPGLRGKPFTMYKFRTMRDATDTQGQPLPDSERLTPLGRFLRSSSLDELPELFNVLRGDMSLVGPRPLLMEYLPRYTPQQARRHEVRPGITGWAQVNGRNAISWEEKFNLDVWYVDNRSFALDLKILWLTVLKVFKREGINAVGEATMPVFSGTAQSET, encoded by the coding sequence ATGCCGGAAGAAAAATCCATAATTTACATGCTGACTATTCCACTCAGTGCTGGAGCTTTTTTAAGAAAACAATTGGCTTTTTTTTATTTAGCAGGCTGGGATGTTCATCTGGCAACATCACCTCAGCCACGTGAAGATCTTGAAAAATTCGCACAAGATGAGCATGCAGTACCTCACTTTTTAGAGATGCAACGCGAAATTTCACCACTGCGTGATTGTATGGCCCTACTTCAAACAGTACAACTTATCAGGCATCTGAAGCCGAAAATTGTGAATGCTGGCACACCTAAAGCAGGACTACTTGGTATGGTTGCAGCAGCATTAGCACAGGTACCTGTTAGGGTCTATACCCTACATGGCTTACGTCTCGAAACGACATATGGTTTCAAGCGCTGTATTCTCCAAATAACGGAACGTCTGGCCTGTTTTTGTGCCCACCGTGTCATATGTGTTAGTCCCAGTCTGATGGAGCGAGCTATCGAACTTAAGCTACTTCCAGCTTCTAAAGCGGTGATACTTGGTTCCGGAACATGCAACGGTATCGAGTCGGAACGGTTCGTAGCTTCCTCAAGAATTTCATCAGAAGTCAAGAAATTGCGAGAAGAATTGAATTTACCAATAGAAACGCCGACGGTGGGTTTTGTTGGACGTTTCGTAAAAGACAAAGGAATAGTCGAATTATTAGATGCTTTCAATTCTTTATATACAGTAGCACCTGATACACGCTTACTGCTCGTGGGAGATTATGAGGAAGGAGATCCCATACCACTCGAATTGCGCCAAAATATTGATACCCATCCTGGCATTATTCGTGCTGGATTTGTCAACGATACTGCACCTTACTACCATTTAATGGACGTGTTAGCATTCCCTACTTACCGCGAAGGTTATCCTCTTACTCCTTTAGAAGCCGCATCTGCCGGAAAACCCGTTGTCGCTTCAAATGCGACGGGAGCAAAAGACGCTGTCATCAATGGCATGACTGGTCTTACAATTCCGATGGGTGATGCAGCAGCATTATCAGACGCACTTCGCTGCTTACTTGAAGACAAAGATCTAGCTCTGCGACTGGGAAAGGCTGGTCAGAAACGTGTTATAAGAGATTTTCAACCTCAGGCAATCTGGCAAGCATTAGAGGGCCTATATCAAGAGTTGCTACTTGAGAGAGAAATCAGGCGAGGTAACAGACTCAAGAGAACACTAGACATTACGGCATCGGCAGCGGGGCTTATTATTCTAGCTATTCCCATATTGACCCTCACACTACTGGTACGCTTCAAGCTCGGCTCCCCCATTTTCTTCAGTCAGCAACGCCCCGGCCTGCGCGGCAAGCCCTTCACCATGTACAAGTTCCGCACCATGCGCGACGCGACGGACACCCAGGGCCAGCCCTTACCGGACAGCGAACGTCTGACCCCACTGGGCCGCTTCCTGCGCTCATCCTCGCTGGACGAATTGCCTGAACTGTTTAACGTGCTACGCGGTGACATGAGTCTGGTCGGGCCGCGCCCGCTGCTGATGGAATATCTCCCCCGCTACACGCCCCAGCAGGCGCGGCGGCACGAGGTCCGTCCCGGTATCACCGGCTGGGCGCAGGTCAACGGGCGCAACGCCATTTCCTGGGAAGAGAAATTCAACCTGGACGTGTGGTATGTGGACAACCGCAGCTTCGCGCTCGACCTGAAGATTCTGTGGCTGACGGTCCTGAAGGTCTTCAAGCGCGAGGGCATCAACGCAGTGGGCGAGGCGACCATGCCAGTATTCAGCGGCACGGCCCAGAGCGAGACATGA
- a CDS encoding acetyltransferase translates to MSGILVVGAGGHAKVVIATLLAAGETVEGLLDDQPSRWGSMVLGYPVLGSLEQLEKPDSRAILAIGNNRVRQTLSERYPEMAWVSAVHPNSVVHSSVRLGAGSVIFAGAVVQPDTTIGNHVIVNTAATVDHDCVLEDYVHIAPGTHLAGQVRLEQGAFLGIGSAAAPGVRVGAWATVGAGSVVIRDLPPHCVAVGVPARPRQAKDQP, encoded by the coding sequence ATGAGCGGAATACTGGTCGTGGGTGCGGGCGGACACGCCAAGGTGGTGATTGCCACCCTGCTGGCGGCTGGGGAAACCGTCGAGGGCCTGCTGGACGATCAGCCCAGCCGCTGGGGAAGCATGGTACTGGGGTATCCGGTACTGGGCAGCCTGGAGCAGCTGGAAAAGCCAGATTCACGGGCCATTCTCGCCATCGGCAACAACCGGGTACGTCAGACCCTCAGCGAACGGTACCCAGAGATGGCGTGGGTCAGCGCCGTTCATCCGAACTCGGTGGTTCATTCATCGGTCAGGCTCGGTGCGGGCAGCGTAATCTTCGCAGGCGCGGTGGTGCAGCCGGACACCACCATAGGAAACCATGTCATTGTCAATACTGCTGCCACAGTGGATCATGATTGTGTGCTGGAAGATTACGTGCATATCGCGCCGGGCACCCACCTGGCCGGGCAGGTTCGACTTGAGCAGGGCGCTTTCCTCGGCATCGGCAGCGCGGCAGCTCCTGGCGTCCGGGTGGGAGCGTGGGCCACCGTCGGCGCGGGCAGCGTAGTCATACGAGACCTTCCCCCCCATTGTGTCGCCGTGGGTGTACCGGCGCGGCCCAGACAGGCCAAGGACCAACCATGA
- a CDS encoding DegT/DnrJ/EryC1/StrS family aminotransferase yields MTILTKLDRTLAPWPHFEPDEIEAVSEVMRSGKVNYWTGTEGREFEKEYAAALGVTYAVALHNGTQALELALYALGVGEGDEVITTPRTFIASASAAVMRGAVPVMAEIDRNSGNITAETIRAVITPRSKAIIAVHLAGWPCEMDEIMALAREHGLLVIEDCAQAHGAMYRERPVGSIGDIGCFSFCQDKIMTTGGEGGLLVTNDEAVWKKAWAFKDHGKSYDAVYHRDHVPGFRWLHESFGTNWRMLEVQAAIGRLQLRKLPEWTRRRRENAGVLQERLAALKALRVPEVPAYSVHAEYKFYAYVRPESLREGWSRDRIMNELTSRGVPCFSGSCSEIYLEQAFVQAGLGPKERLPVARELGETSLTFLVHPTLTAADMQAVADVVAEVVGAATR; encoded by the coding sequence ATGACCATCCTGACGAAACTTGACCGGACCCTCGCCCCCTGGCCCCATTTCGAACCTGACGAGATTGAGGCCGTCTCCGAAGTGATGCGCTCCGGCAAGGTCAACTACTGGACCGGCACTGAGGGACGCGAGTTCGAGAAAGAGTACGCCGCCGCGTTGGGCGTCACCTATGCGGTGGCGCTGCACAACGGCACGCAGGCGCTGGAGTTGGCGCTGTACGCCCTGGGTGTGGGCGAGGGCGACGAGGTTATCACCACGCCGCGCACCTTCATCGCCTCGGCCAGCGCCGCTGTCATGCGCGGGGCCGTGCCCGTGATGGCCGAGATTGACCGCAACAGCGGCAACATCACGGCAGAGACCATCCGGGCCGTGATCACCCCGCGCAGCAAGGCGATCATCGCAGTGCATCTGGCGGGCTGGCCCTGCGAGATGGACGAGATCATGGCGCTCGCCCGCGAACATGGCCTGTTGGTGATCGAGGACTGCGCCCAGGCACACGGGGCCATGTACAGGGAACGACCCGTCGGCAGCATCGGCGACATCGGCTGCTTTTCCTTCTGCCAGGACAAGATCATGACCACTGGCGGCGAGGGCGGCCTGCTGGTCACCAACGACGAGGCGGTCTGGAAGAAAGCCTGGGCCTTCAAGGATCACGGCAAGAGCTACGACGCCGTCTACCACCGCGACCACGTGCCGGGATTTCGCTGGCTGCACGAGTCGTTCGGCACCAACTGGCGGATGCTGGAAGTTCAGGCGGCCATCGGGCGGCTTCAGCTCCGCAAATTGCCGGAATGGACGCGCCGCCGCCGCGAAAACGCTGGGGTCTTGCAGGAGCGCCTCGCGGCCCTGAAGGCGCTGCGGGTGCCCGAGGTGCCTGCTTACAGCGTTCACGCCGAGTACAAGTTCTATGCTTATGTGCGCCCCGAGTCCTTACGCGAGGGCTGGAGCCGCGACCGGATCATGAACGAACTCACCAGCCGTGGCGTACCCTGCTTCAGCGGAAGCTGCTCGGAAATCTATCTGGAACAGGCGTTCGTACAGGCTGGACTTGGCCCGAAGGAGCGGCTACCGGTGGCCCGCGAACTCGGCGAGACCTCGCTGACGTTTCTCGTCCACCCCACATTGACTGCCGCCGATATGCAGGCAGTGGCCGATGTGGTGGCCGAGGTGGTCGGAGCCGCCACCCGCTGA
- a CDS encoding polysaccharide biosynthesis protein has product MYLHPLGEDVQNRILKYAIDLSIWTLAVPLAFALRLNVERLPERLNVILIYTLVGLLINALVLGLSKPYLRIWHRVSLTDLQHLARMVALVGLLMLFVTFLLPISLDIPRSIPVISTALALIGMSAVRVLARTYVGPDQKQQGEGFRKRTLIVGAGEAGTMLAREMLNNAAAGFAPVGFLDDDPVKAGRLLLGLPIHGPLSTLAQVAQQLGVQEVVIAMPSVQGALVRQLTRAARAAHLHYRILPSLGEILQGQDAILQLRDVNVEDLLRRAPVHLDMDSIARYVEDRTVLVTGAGGSIGSEIVRQVARFRPRQIVLLGRGENSIFSIQQELKMNWPEVATVAIIADVRRRDRLRQVFAEYRPEVVYHAAANKHVPLMEAQPGEAVLNNVFGTQNIAELCLDFQVQRLVNISTDKAVNPSSVMGSTKRLAEMVVSAAAQRAEPGQAFMSVRFGNVLGSRGSVVPTFMAQIRAGGPVAVTHPDMVRFFMTIPEAARLVLQAGGLASNNNVYVLDMGQPVKIVDLARDMVQLSGARDVEIVFTGTRPGEKLYEELLTAGEQVSRTAHKDIMVAALAQPHPERFAEQLAVIECQALEGDGEGVRRTIRRLLPESTVKVNPDPALTQN; this is encoded by the coding sequence ACCCTCGTCGGCTTGCTGATCAATGCGCTGGTGCTGGGCCTGTCGAAGCCTTATCTGCGAATCTGGCACCGCGTCAGTCTGACCGATTTGCAGCATCTCGCGCGGATGGTGGCGCTGGTCGGGCTGCTGATGCTATTCGTCACCTTCCTGCTGCCAATCAGCCTTGATATTCCCCGCAGTATCCCGGTGATCTCCACTGCCCTGGCGCTGATCGGCATGTCCGCTGTGCGGGTGCTGGCACGAACCTATGTGGGCCCAGACCAGAAACAGCAGGGTGAAGGCTTCAGGAAGCGGACCCTGATCGTGGGGGCGGGCGAGGCGGGCACGATGCTGGCCAGGGAAATGCTCAACAACGCCGCCGCCGGGTTCGCGCCGGTCGGTTTTCTGGATGACGACCCGGTCAAGGCGGGCCGCCTGCTGCTCGGGCTGCCCATTCACGGGCCGCTGTCGACGCTGGCGCAGGTCGCCCAGCAACTCGGCGTGCAGGAAGTGGTGATTGCCATGCCGTCGGTACAGGGCGCGCTGGTGCGTCAACTGACCCGTGCGGCCAGGGCGGCCCATTTGCACTACCGCATTCTGCCGAGCCTGGGGGAGATCTTGCAGGGCCAGGACGCCATCCTGCAACTGCGCGACGTCAACGTCGAAGACCTGCTGCGCCGCGCGCCGGTGCACCTCGACATGGACAGTATTGCCCGCTACGTCGAGGACCGCACAGTGCTGGTGACGGGTGCAGGCGGCTCGATCGGCTCGGAGATCGTGCGGCAGGTGGCGCGTTTTCGTCCGCGCCAGATCGTGCTGCTGGGGCGTGGCGAGAACAGTATTTTCAGCATTCAGCAGGAACTCAAGATGAACTGGCCCGAGGTGGCAACGGTGGCGATCATCGCAGACGTGCGGCGGCGTGACCGGCTGCGCCAGGTGTTTGCCGAGTACCGGCCAGAGGTCGTGTACCATGCGGCGGCAAACAAGCACGTGCCGCTGATGGAGGCGCAGCCCGGCGAGGCGGTGCTTAATAACGTCTTCGGTACCCAGAATATCGCCGAGCTGTGCCTCGACTTCCAGGTGCAGCGCCTCGTCAATATTTCCACCGACAAGGCCGTCAACCCAAGTTCGGTGATGGGTTCGACCAAGCGGCTGGCGGAAATGGTCGTGTCGGCGGCGGCGCAGCGGGCCGAGCCGGGCCAGGCGTTCATGTCGGTGCGCTTCGGCAATGTGCTGGGCAGCCGGGGCAGCGTGGTGCCGACCTTCATGGCGCAGATCCGGGCGGGCGGCCCGGTGGCAGTGACCCACCCGGACATGGTGCGCTTCTTCATGACCATTCCTGAGGCGGCCCGGCTGGTGCTGCAAGCGGGGGGGCTGGCCAGCAACAACAACGTCTATGTGCTGGACATGGGACAGCCGGTGAAAATCGTGGACCTGGCGCGCGACATGGTGCAGCTCTCCGGGGCCAGGGACGTTGAGATCGTCTTTACCGGCACGCGGCCTGGTGAGAAGCTCTACGAGGAACTGCTGACGGCAGGCGAACAGGTCAGCAGAACCGCACACAAGGACATCATGGTGGCGGCACTGGCGCAGCCTCACCCTGAGCGCTTCGCCGAGCAGTTGGCCGTCATCGAGTGTCAGGCGCTGGAAGGCGACGGTGAGGGCGTGCGCCGCACCATCCGACGCCTGCTGCCGGAAAGTACTGTCAAAGTCAATCCCGATCCAGCGCTCACACAGAACTGA